The proteins below come from a single Vanessa tameamea isolate UH-Manoa-2023 chromosome 15, ilVanTame1 primary haplotype, whole genome shotgun sequence genomic window:
- the LOC113399102 gene encoding centrosomal protein of 164 kDa translates to MSSPSAVVCREIFDENSQPSAEEISDYACQLGIDPDSESHLLPLARDGLMQALPAPWKAYFDEKLQTHYYYNEDTKKTQWEHPLDHVYRELVKKARDASMQDDTCASVQELLTSEENTKNLERVETKVESEDEDLSTDSEQHASDVKDHTTLVPGNRRLTPLGRPPLAPLSRLDKKLSDLRISPLRRSVDSTVSPKPSLVRNTSDRDILSRPTFERPKMLFKQQSEIIDLKMHVLTSPEEENFSPLLASAKVDKGLPLTGKGSMFFKISRSNLPSPDTEKSLQLDSVTKSDPPKGILREKSSDMFHRKIESLVLGKSKQTPSFEEDKKSVRFKLENLPDPTVSPGSNSSSEQNDAQSSIISVAPTVPSPIIPSSPIMVSPITPMTLAPITQTVNTLSPLVSRPPLPPRVIESPREPKSVSNSERDSQDSESLNRGTSPRRRLVKPPPGDYIKPELFQKNFQKISELVRRTDIEPTSVTLEEPISDKESRPRSPMIPLKSKISINLMESIESETSIDSPDREFANLDLNDLDDSNAQNKQDIPEDIKEKEKSPRTDESSQERSHSKATDSVQRSRDIPIPQIKVPKLDFTPKQAKFTHSDSEDSRKSLKDDESKSSVRSNSIDIPKDIKTQLKLSPTPSLGSDRSPRLEFTKNWSSPLSTFKPLTKLMPAPLKSSDSASSLGKGLTSPRLDGVILSQGKSSSDNVVVVYQFETQEESPKPIKSPLMPDMGMREMFERNKQDERRRLELSLQKDLEIIRMEFSAKEKRLRAELQEDLKEAEEKFLNEKKIRLSEQADRHRREMEDALAEAERNHKQDLQNKLRELERKYQSDVEAAEKQHDNSMTKLKNDYKLKFNELREQLEIDNERALTEVHSQLQMNLNRERSRMIEENRATIETLREEHTSRVTELRHDYRAEVERLRAQHACHVEELRARLAGERAARAADERALGDKYRCLKEKYARLKHDVKMSIERRNKRREMSMTTGSETEKSNSHKANPSLERCKELNDTSVSVVVEAEPPRIRNNNLTIKFNDNETSYSESNAPKSVDNNNDEWKVRRDNTLQSDTSQMSAIKNPRTKRNAVAFREPPRRRRDRDKDAGATTDCQDSSDATTADEKPKDTINGHGRRRCFTRLKSASTSRLNYSPKRGEGWSSPLESLRQQLRKLDDLEDQFPDLACQPSYSLRYPFAEIGTVDAADTPELEFVRHRALVEREGMRRARAVLKRRRAALRESRASLSPHRAPSEATTSEASSAEEVSARGGAAGGAVLRSLRALHADVRDIWRALDARRPTTASPETSSCNMPTTSQTRMTLSAPEPVVHDNSDSVAERAKGLRAWLQTAP, encoded by the exons AAATATCTGACTATGCCTGTCAGCTGGGTATTGATCCTGACAGTGAGAGCCATCTCTTGCCACTGGCTCGGGATGGCCTCATGCAAGCATTACCAGCACCATGGAAGGCATA TTTCGACGAGAAGCTTCAAACTCATTACTATTACAATGAAGATACAAAGAAGACTCAGTGGGAACATCCCCTAGATCACGTTTACAGGGAACTGGTGAAGAAGGCACGAGATGCGTCCATGCAAGATGACACTTGTGCCTCAGTACAG gaACTACTTACATCTGAAGAGAATACTAAAAATCTCGAACGTGTTGAAACCAAAGTGGAAAGTGAAGATGAGGACTTAAGCACAGACAGTGAACAGCACGCCTCGGATGTGAAAGATCATACCACTCTGGTGCCCGGAAATAGACGTCTTACGCCATTAGGACGGCCGCCACTTGCGCCCCTTTCTAGACTGGATAAAAAACTAAGTGATCTTCGAATTTCGCCCTTAAGACGAAGCGTTGACAGCACAGTATCGCCTAAACCAAGCCTCGTGAGGAATACCTCAGACAGAGATATATTAAGTCGACCAACATTTGAAAGGCCTAAAATGTTATTCAAACAGCAATCTGAGATCATTGACCTGAAAATGCACGTTCTGACCAGTCCAGAAGAAGAAAATTTTAGTCCATTGTTAGCTTCTGCCAAAGTTGACAAAGGCTTACCTTTGACTG GAAAAGGCAGTATGTTCTTCAAGATATCGCGCTCCAATCTTCCCAGTCCAGATACAGAAAAATCCCTCCAACTTGATTCTGTTACTAAAAGCGATCCACCAAAAGGCATTCTTAGAGAGAAAAGTTCTGACATGTTTCATAGAAAGATTGAAAGCTTGGTGCTGGGCAAATCGAAACAAACTCCAAGCTTTGAAGAGGACAAGAAGAGTGTGAG ATTTAAATTGGAAAACTTGCCAGATCCAACCGTCAGCCCGGGCTCCAACAGTTCATCAGAACAGAACGACGCACAGAGTTCTATTATTAGCGTAGCACCCACAGTACCATCGCCTATTATCCCATCATCACCTATCATGGTATCTCCTATCACACCTATGACATTAGCACCGATCACACAAACAGTTAATACCTTATCACCGTTAGTATCTAGGCCCCCTTTACCTCCCCGTGTGATAGAAAGTCCGAGAGAGCCAAAAAGTGTCTCGAATTCGGAGAGAGATTCTCAAg acAGTGAAAGTCTCAATCGTGGTACGTCACCGCGACGCCGACTTGTAAAGCCACCGCCAGGTGACTATATCAAACCAGAGCTATTTCAGAAGAATTTTCAAAAGATATCAGAATTAGTGCGTCGGACCGATATTGAACCTACTTCAGTTACCTTGGAGGAGCCCATTTCAGACAAAGAATCAAGACCAAG GTCTCCTATGATAcctctaaaaagtaaaatttctaTAAACTTGATGGAGAGCATTGAATCTGAAACATCTATCGATTCACCTGACAGAGAATTTGCTAATTTAGATCTCAATGACTTAGATGATTCGAATGCACAAAACAAACAAGATATTCCAGAAGATatcaaagaaaaagaaaaaagtccCCGTACCGATGAAAGTTCACAAGAAAGGTCACATTCCAAAGCAACAGACTCAGTACAAAGATCACGAGACATTCCAATACCTCAAATAAAAGTTCCTAAATTAGATTTCACTCCAAAACAAGCCAAATTTACACATTCCGATTCAGAAGATTCCAGAAAATCGCTTAAAGACGATGAATCTAAAAGCAGCGTTAGATCGAATAGTATAGATATACCCAAAGATATTAAGACTCAACTTAAATTATCTCCTACCCCTAGTTTAGGGTCAGATAGGTCACCTAGATTAGAATTCACTAAAAATTGGTCGAGTCCTTTATCAACATTCAAACCATTAACAAAACTTATGCCAGCGCCATTAAAATCATCAGATTCAGCATCTAGCTTAGGTAAAGGTTTGACTAGTCCTAGATTAGATGGAGTGATACTTTCTCAAGGAAAGTCTAGTTCGGACAATGTAGTTGTAGTTTATCAATTCGAAACTCAAGAAGAAAGTCCTAAACCCATAAAGTCTCCGCTAATGCCTGATATGGGAATGAGAGAAATGTTTGAGAGGAATAAGCAAGATGAAAGGAGAAGGCTAGAGTTATCATTGCAGAAAGATTTGGAGATAATACGTATGGAATTTTCGGCGAAAGAAAAGAGGTTAAGAGCAGAATTGCAAGAGGACTTAAAAGAAGCAGAAGAGAAGTTTTTAAATGAGAAGAAAATACGTTTATCGGAACAGGCGGATCGACATCGACGTGAAATGGAAGAT GCGTTAGCAGAAGCTGAACGTAATCATAAACAGGACTTGCAAAATAAATTGAGAGAATTAGAGAGGAAATACCAAAGCGATGTCGAAGCAGCTGAGAAACAACACGATAACAGCATgacaaaattgaaaaatgatTATAAGCTGAAATTCAATGAATTACGTGAACAACTGGAAATAG ataacgAACGTGCGCTCACAGAAGTTCACAGCCAACtgcaaatgaatttaaatagagAGAGATCTCGTATGATAGAAGAAAACAGAGCCACTATAGAGACTTTGAGGGAGGAGCACACGTCTCGGGTTACCGAACTGCGGCACGATTACAGAGCCgag GTGGAGCGGCTGCGCGCGCAGCACGCGTGCCACGTGGAGGAGCTGCGCGCGCGGCTGGCGGGCgagcgcgcggcgcgggcggccgACGAGCGCGCGCTGGGCGACAAGTACCGCTGCCTCAAGGAGAAGTACGCGCGCCTCAAGCACGACGTCAAG atGTCGATAGAGAGACGTAACAAGAGACGTGAAATGAGCATGACAACGGGTTCCGAAACGGAGAAGTCCAACTCGCACAAAGCCAATCCATCGTTGGAAAG atgCAAAGAATTAAACGACACGTCAGTCAGCGTTGTCGTTGAAGCCGAACCTCCGAGGATAAGGAACAACAATCTGACGATAAAATTTAACGACAATGAGACTTCATATTCGGAAAGTAACGCTCCGAAATCGGTCGACAATAACAACGACGAATGGAAAGTTAGAAGAGACAAT ACCCTCCAATCGGATACATCACAAATGTCTGCGATTAAAAATCCGCGGACAAAGAGAAATGCAGTCGCCTTCAGAGAACCGCCGAGACGGAGACGAGATAGAGATAAAGATGCTG GTGCCACTACTGACTGTCAAGATTCATCAGACGCTACCACAGCTGATGAAAAACCAAAAGATACTATTAACG GTCACGGCCGACGCAGGTGCTTCACGAGATTAAAATCTGCATCGACGTCTCGTCTCAATTATTCACCGAA ACGTGGCGAAGGTTGGTCAAGCCCTCTGGAATCCCTCAGACAACAGTTGCGCAAGTTGGACGATCTGGAAGACCAGTTTCCGGATTTGGCTTGTCAGCCTTCCTACAGTTTGAGATATCCTTTTGCTGAAATAG GCACCGTGGACGCCGCCGACACGCCGGAGCTGGAGTTCGTGCGACACCGCGCGCTCGTGGAGCGGGAGGGCATGCGGCGCGCGCGGGCCGTGCTCAAGCGCCGCCGGGCCGCCCTGCGGGAGTCTCGGGCCTCCTTGTCTCCGCACAGGGCTCCCTCG GAGGCGACGACGAGCGAGGCGTCGTCGGCGGAGGAGGTGTcggcgcgcggcggcgcggcgggcggcgccgTGCTGCGCTCGCTGCGCGCGCTGCACGCCGACGTGCGCGACATCTGGCGCGCCCTCGACGCGCGCCGCCCCACCACCG CTTCACCTGAAACGAGCTCATGTAACATGCCAACCACGTCTCAGACAAGAATGACATTGTCAGCA CCGGAACCAGTGGTCCACGACAACTCCGATAGTGTAGCCGAGCGAGCCAAAGGTTTACGCGCCTGGCTACAAACTGCCCCCTAA